DNA from Blastocatellia bacterium:
TTTCCATTAATTTTTGCACGCCATCACGAGGGTCAATCATGGTTTCAATTCCCATTGCCCCATACCAACCTACTTGTTTAACTATTTTTCTCATATCTATTGCATATTGTTCTAAGGGAAAGGTTTCCGACACTGTGCAATAACGAGAAGTTAAGCGAAGTTTACGCACTTTTTTCTTATGAAAAGAAAATTTAATTTCTCCTTGACGGTCTACCACAAATTGAACAGAAGTTACTATGCCACCTGGGATATATTCTTGAATTAGCGGATTGCTATGATCTTTAACTACTTTTGGTAATTTTTCTAGTAGTTCCTCATAAGTTTTTACTATTACTGTTCCACGACTGCCAGAAGTAAAACGAGGTTTAACAACTAGGGGAAAACCTTCTTTTTCTACTACAGCTTTTAAGTCTAGCGTTTCGTCATAAAGATAAGTTCGCGGACAAGGAAATCCTACGGCTTGCGCGGCTTGGACAGTGCGATATTTATCTAGCGCGTTTATGGCTGTGTCAAACTCTGGAACTGGGATAGTAACACCTAGTTTTTGAAAACGAGCTAGATTTTTAGAAAGTACATAAACATAGGGATCCCAAGTAGGATAAATTACTGTTATCTGTTCTTTTTCGCAGATTTGTAGCAAGGTTTGAACAAAGGATTCTTCCAATGGGGTATTTTCTTGACTAATTTTGCCTGCTGCCCAATCTTCTACAGGTGCAGGAGCATAATATCTTTTATCAACTAGTAAAGAATTTGCTCCATGTGAAAGTCTAGCCTTAAAGTGGCTTTCACCTTCCAT
Protein-coding regions in this window:
- a CDS encoding ATP-grasp domain-containing protein, which translates into the protein MNLLVTNTHAPQSYDIIRALRPFANKIVVTMEGESHFKARLSHGANSLLVDKRYYAPAPVEDWAAGKISQENTPLEESFVQTLLQICEKEQITVIYPTWDPYVYVLSKNLARFQKLGVTIPVPEFDTAINALDKYRTVQAAQAVGFPCPRTYLYDETLDLKAVVEKEGFPLVVKPRFTSGSRGTVIVKTYEELLEKLPKVVKDHSNPLIQEYIPGGIVTSVQFVVDRQGEIKFSFHKKKVRKLRLTSRYCTVSETFPLEQYAIDMRKIVKQVGWYGAMGIETMIDPRDGVQKLMEMNARYPRQLWNRLELGINEPLMCLKIAQGQEVEAIKDYPLGVLFVCPVDDIQLLGLEVLDRLFYKFRTSIQGKEPLDNLSAPNPIIKQVQFFLETYKSNKQKLLDPYTKYFFRDPLVSILWWLQFATWMVGGLKKIGK